From Moraxella sp. K1664, one genomic window encodes:
- the rpsO gene encoding 30S ribosomal protein S15, whose product MLTNQQREEIIAKFKRGENDTGSPEVQVALLTARINDLQDHFKAHKADHHSRRGLIRMVNQRRKLLDYLKGKDAGRYTALIGELGLRR is encoded by the coding sequence ATGCTAACCAACCAACAACGTGAAGAGATTATCGCCAAATTCAAACGTGGCGAAAACGACACTGGTAGCCCAGAAGTGCAAGTGGCTCTATTGACCGCTCGTATCAACGACCTACAAGACCACTTTAAAGCCCACAAAGCTGACCATCACAGCCGTCGTGGTCTTATCCGCATGGTAAACCAACGCCGTAAGCTACTAGACTACCTAAAAGGCAAAGACGCCGGTCGCTACACCGCTCTTATCGGTGAGCTTGGACTACGCCGTTAA
- the truB gene encoding tRNA pseudouridine(55) synthase TruB codes for MTKQIVSGVLLLDKPSGISSYAALTQAKRLFMSPKFDSKKAGHTGTLDPMATGILPICFGDATKFSSFGLDADKGYTAIIKLGEKTDTGDKEGQIIAQKDVPVFEQSELDKLAVSLMGEQMQTPPMYSALKKDGKKLYEYARDGIEIERQPRPIVIHHLALNKLSNDEITLDVICSKGTYVRVLGETVAERLGTVGHLTALHRTSTGGFDVADAISLDDLADLSLDERLGRLLPTDVMLGHLPMLRLTMDETARIKMGQRLNVKDRLDDVNFGDDAIQIRLYHDDDFVGLGQVAMSGRLQPIKVVHCY; via the coding sequence ATGACAAAGCAGATTGTCTCTGGGGTGCTACTCTTAGATAAGCCAAGCGGTATTAGTTCGTATGCTGCCTTAACCCAAGCCAAACGCCTATTCATGTCGCCCAAATTTGACAGTAAAAAAGCAGGGCATACTGGCACGCTTGACCCTATGGCAACAGGGATTTTACCGATTTGTTTTGGAGATGCCACCAAATTTAGTAGTTTTGGGCTAGATGCTGACAAAGGCTATACTGCCATCATTAAGCTGGGTGAGAAGACCGATACGGGCGATAAAGAGGGGCAAATCATCGCTCAAAAAGACGTGCCAGTTTTTGAACAAAGTGAACTTGATAAACTGGCAGTTAGCCTAATGGGTGAACAAATGCAAACGCCACCGATGTATTCTGCCCTAAAAAAAGACGGTAAGAAGCTCTATGAATACGCCCGAGATGGCATTGAGATAGAGCGACAGCCACGCCCCATTGTCATTCATCATTTGGCTTTAAATAAATTAAGCAATGATGAAATCACCCTTGATGTCATCTGCTCCAAAGGCACTTATGTGCGAGTGCTGGGCGAGACGGTAGCCGAGCGTCTTGGCACGGTGGGGCATTTGACCGCTTTGCACCGCACCAGTACGGGCGGATTTGACGTGGCAGATGCGATAAGCCTTGATGATTTGGCGGATTTATCTTTGGATGAACGCTTGGGCAGACTTTTGCCCACAGATGTGATGCTTGGTCATTTGCCCATGTTGAGACTGACAATGGACGAGACGGCACGCATTAAAATGGGGCAACGATTAAACGTCAAAGACCGCCTTGATGATGTGAACTTTGGTGATGATGCCATACAAATTCGGCTCTATCATGATGATGATTTTGTCGGATTGGGGCAAGTGGCGATGAGTGGACGATTGCAGCCCATCAAAGTGGTGCATTGCTATTGA
- a CDS encoding ribosome-binding factor A, which yields MSQRLQRLADQIQRTLSVLIRDEINDPRLTGFVTISEVKVSPDLGYADVYVTILEPSQDGGMNIDAHRESLTVLKNAAGFLRTELSATMKTRTTPRLRFHYDEVTAHGNRMMNLVNEAMQKTDKSNVDEVDNNQ from the coding sequence ATGAGCCAACGTTTACAACGCCTAGCCGACCAGATTCAGCGTACCTTATCGGTGCTTATCCGTGATGAGATTAACGACCCACGTCTGACGGGGTTTGTTACCATCTCTGAGGTTAAGGTTAGCCCTGATTTGGGTTATGCTGATGTTTATGTAACCATTTTAGAGCCATCCCAAGATGGGGGTATGAATATTGATGCTCATCGTGAGAGCTTGACTGTCTTAAAAAATGCCGCAGGTTTTTTGCGTACTGAGCTGTCGGCGACCATGAAGACTCGCACCACGCCACGCTTGCGTTTTCATTATGATGAGGTTACCGCTCATGGTAATCGTATGATGAATTTGGTCAATGAAGCCATGCAAAAAACGGACAAAAGTAACGTTGATGAGGTGGATAACAACCAATGA
- a CDS encoding PRC and DUF2382 domain-containing protein, with translation MSRLVRLQDIEATEREVLGTDYYNPAGKTAYGIGEEKIGKVEDALVEVETGRVRYLIVDVGGWFSSKEVLIPAGLSRIVGDDVYFDSLTKDQAEAMEAYDRDYVYNYQEQYAKDREFFAAETLPAESRVELTENHYTAPNTLELLEERLSVNKDRIVSGVASIGKRVVSEEQRVEVELQEEHAHIERTAVNRPTDRRIGDDAGAATVSVELEAERANVSKDTFVTEEVTLGKTTGTRTETILETIQREELNVDDLGNVVDREGNVVSYEGITADEVRRARGL, from the coding sequence ATGAGCCGTTTAGTTCGTTTACAAGACATTGAAGCCACCGAGCGTGAAGTATTGGGTACAGACTACTACAACCCAGCAGGGAAAACCGCTTATGGCATTGGCGAAGAGAAAATCGGTAAAGTAGAAGATGCCCTTGTAGAAGTAGAAACAGGACGTGTGCGTTATCTTATCGTTGATGTAGGCGGTTGGTTCAGCTCAAAAGAAGTGCTTATCCCAGCAGGTCTATCTCGCATTGTTGGCGATGACGTGTACTTTGACAGCCTAACCAAAGACCAAGCGGAAGCAATGGAAGCCTATGACCGTGATTATGTCTATAACTACCAAGAGCAATATGCCAAAGACCGTGAGTTTTTCGCTGCCGAAACACTACCTGCCGAGAGCCGTGTTGAGCTGACCGAAAACCACTACACCGCACCCAACACCCTAGAACTACTCGAAGAGCGTCTGTCTGTGAACAAAGACCGTATCGTCTCTGGCGTGGCAAGTATCGGCAAACGTGTGGTGAGCGAAGAGCAACGTGTTGAAGTTGAACTACAAGAAGAGCACGCCCACATCGAGCGTACTGCCGTAAACCGCCCAACTGACCGCCGTATCGGTGATGATGCTGGGGCTGCCACGGTGAGTGTTGAACTAGAAGCAGAGCGTGCCAACGTGAGCAAAGACACCTTTGTTACCGAAGAAGTAACGCTAGGCAAAACCACTGGCACTCGCACCGAGACCATTTTGGAAACCATTCAGCGTGAAGAGCTAAACGTGGACGACCTAGGTAACGTGGTTGACCGTGAAGGCAACGTGGTTAGCTATGAAGGCATTACCGCCGATGAAGTTCGCCGTGCTCGTGGTCTATAA
- a CDS encoding YsnF/AvaK domain-containing protein, which yields MSNPHHERDDITTFSNPQTLELLAERLVVDTQKVQAGKVILEKVVRTKTVNVPVELTEEYLSIRIVNDNLMAMADTVMADDAMPATVLINGTPMSEPVEILISKEVVRLSKETHVAEEINLHKYSQNISKTVSDTVRHEELVVTGDEFLDKSS from the coding sequence ATGTCAAACCCCCACCATGAGCGTGATGACATCACCACATTTAGCAATCCACAGACCTTAGAATTACTCGCTGAGCGGTTGGTTGTTGATACCCAAAAAGTGCAAGCGGGCAAGGTTATCCTTGAAAAAGTCGTCCGCACCAAGACGGTCAATGTCCCTGTGGAGCTGACCGAAGAGTATCTGAGCATTCGGATTGTCAATGACAACTTAATGGCAATGGCGGACACAGTCATGGCAGATGATGCCATGCCTGCCACCGTACTCATCAATGGCACGCCCATGAGCGAGCCTGTGGAGATTTTAATCAGCAAAGAAGTGGTAAGACTCAGCAAAGAGACCCATGTCGCCGAAGAGATAAACCTGCACAAATACAGCCAAAACATCAGCAAAACCGTCAGCGACACCGTACGACACGAAGAGCTTGTGGTAACGGGCGATGAGTTTTTGGACAAGTCATCTTAG
- a CDS encoding opacity family porin — translation MKKLLLAVLLTSTSTLAMAQISTDGLYVQGNVGVSKLNAKADGEKFFKRNATQYTIAVGKDMGTARLQADYTNFGNFKENGSKGKRDEVGYKEWKNSLKIHSLGVSAIHDIKTTTELMPYVGVRVGVNQLKFDGQDLYNKITPDGRLQLVKDIESKKSNKVGVGAIAGVQYAFNPQLALDAGVEYHYLGKIVDAKVNQYGAKVGLRYNF, via the coding sequence ATGAAAAAGCTACTTTTGGCAGTCCTATTGACAAGTACTTCAACACTGGCAATGGCTCAAATCTCCACCGATGGTCTGTATGTACAAGGCAATGTTGGCGTATCAAAATTAAATGCCAAGGCGGATGGTGAGAAGTTTTTTAAACGCAACGCAACTCAATATACCATCGCCGTCGGTAAAGACATGGGTACAGCACGTTTACAAGCAGATTATACCAACTTTGGCAATTTTAAAGAAAATGGTTCAAAAGGCAAGCGAGACGAGGTTGGGTATAAAGAATGGAAAAATTCCTTGAAAATCCATTCGTTGGGCGTGTCTGCCATTCATGACATTAAGACCACAACAGAGCTTATGCCCTATGTGGGCGTGCGTGTTGGTGTCAATCAGCTAAAATTTGACGGCCAAGATCTTTATAATAAGATTACACCAGACGGTAGGCTACAACTAGTAAAAGATATCGAATCAAAGAAAAGCAACAAAGTCGGCGTGGGTGCAATTGCAGGTGTGCAATACGCCTTTAACCCACAGCTGGCATTAGATGCAGGTGTGGAATATCACTACTTAGGTAAGATTGTGGATGCCAAAGTCAATCAATACGGTGCTAAGGTCGGTCTACGTTATAACTTCTGA